The sequence below is a genomic window from Hippocampus zosterae strain Florida chromosome 7, ASM2543408v3, whole genome shotgun sequence.
GAGGCCTAACACGAAACACGACTCTACGAAGACCTGAGCGGCACTGCCAAAGTTTGACTTTACCTGTTGAGGCAGTCATCCAGACAACCTTTTTCACTGCGATTCTCGGGGGTTTTGCAGTTGCATGTCGTCGTTTCATAGCCGGAGAAAGGCTTTACATCAACATACACGTCTGTGACACAAACGAGAGAGCATAATTTTGCACGGCCAGTTACAGACGCTACATAAGGAGGCGTTTCCAGGCGAGACAACATCACATCGTATCAACCGAATCAATATACCGGCACATGTTCAAATTGCATCCCGCTTAGAACGCCACAACGAACAACGCTAGACACTTACTTGATCTGATCTTTTTGTAAAGAGGGACGTCAGGCCTTTTGTatagctggaaaacaaaaaacaagcccaaaataaaatcaaagatGAAGAGAAGCGTCGTACGAAAAAGAAGCGATTGGGGCAGTTCCCGAAGGGTCTGGAGCTCACGAAACACTACAaagtaaaactaaaatgaaatgtaCGGTGCTCATCACAATTGATCACCTGATCGTGTTTCCACAGCCATAGGATGTCATACGGCAACTGGAAATCAATGCGCTTCTGTCTCAGGTACTTTCCTGAAACGTCACACAAAGCAAACATGGAAAGCCTTGAGAAACAAGCAAAAGTTGTGGTGTTGATTTGTTACTCAAAGGATCGTAAGGCCCGTTTCGCTTCCAAGCACAGACATACAAATGTGACCAATCAGTCAAGCCACAACTGGATACATTTGTCAGGTCTGCTGCCTGACCTAGGAAAAATAGAAACAGCTTCGTGGCTCACCAACATGTATGGGTGCCGGAAATAATCCGTAATCGTGTTCCCCAGGTATGTACTCGAGCTTCTCCTTCTTTAGCTGCAGAAGCTGACTGCGGGGGCTGCAAGCAAGAGCAACGAAACAATGTAGACCAAGCTCAATGGAAAGGGCtgtcacaaagcaaaaaaaaaaaaacaatcttactCCTCGGTCTTGAACACATCCGAGTAAAGTCCAGCCTTCTGGAACTTTTTCTTTGGAGGCCTGGCTGGTCTCTTTTCCCGTGGGCCGGTGAGGGGGATGGCTGATGCTTGTTCCCTGGAGGCGGGGTCTTGCCGTTGTGGGGAGAGGTGGCCATCTGGCTTACTCTCCACTGAGCTAAAACAGAAGCATCATTTGGTTGATGCTGACGTGCGAGAGAACGACATTCTTTCACACCTACATTACATACAGGTGTTCACACAGCAACTTTTACTTACAACTTATTTGAAGGCTTTATGCCAACGTTTACGAGTATTTTTTCTCCTCGGTTCCCTCCCTGACGCACCCTCCCCACTAGCTGAATGCAAAACCTTAAATCATGGGACTGATCAGCCGGCCacgggtgtgcagacttttcaTATGGATTGCAGTGTGTTAGATTTACCCAGCAAAAGGACTGATCTCATCCTGGGCAAGCCAGCACCTTGCAGGCCCCGGTCTGGACCTTGGCATCGGGTGGCCCACATGTTCTTCTCTGTGGGGCAATTGCTCCACGGTGTCCTCCACCtccccttcctcttcttcctctctctccCAGTGTTTCCTTTTCTGTCCTCCGCCACGCTGATCTTGGACAACCGCCTCAATAGTATCTTTGATAGTATCCCCATCCCAGATTCTGGCTCCTGCCAGCCGATCTCCGACTCTGTGCCGGGTTTGGTTTAATTCAACGGCAGGAATTGGTGATGGTGGCGGCGAAGGCAGCGGATGCTTGCGGGGGCGCCCCGGGCCCCGCTTTTTCACCATGTTATTTCCTGTACGGGCTTGCCGCTGCAGCTTCTTGGCACGCAGGATTTTGTTGACGTGGTGAAGACTGTGTTTGGGTTTCTGCGACCGGTGTGACTGATGGGGAAGGGAGGCATCGAGGCAACAGTCCTGGGAGGGTGACAGGCGGGAAGAGGACACCGAGCCGTGGGAGTAAAACATAGGGGACTGGTGATGGAGCTGTTGTCGGTGGTGCAAGGATGCTTCGGGCCCTTCGGATTTCGAGAGTACACCGCCTCGCGTCTGGATACTTGCCGGCCCTTggcaagaaaaatacaaaaacaaatggactGAATATACacgtcataaaataaaaatgattcttaGAGTTTTACAAGAACGAAGAGCAGTAAAATAAGGCGGGGTTCTTAATTTTGTCCTAACTTTCCCTTTTGCTAACTAAATGGAATTCACAGTCTTCAATCAATCATTCCTCATTTGTTTTTGACTTTTTCGTTCCCACCCCATTCCATTTCCTGACCACCAGATGACCCCGAATCCTGAGTTCTAATCCAGGATTACTCGGTTTGAAGTTAGAACAGTAGCATTCTGCCTCAACAGAATCCTTAATTCCACAACTGaattgcacacacaaaaggCAAACGTTaacactaaaataaaaacacgttcCACTGCCCGCATGATGAGGCCATCCTATTACTGAGGCCCTATCttcaccacaacaacaacaaaagctcaACGTTGGCGTTGGGTATGCAAAACACTTGAACGAGGTCTCATATTAtagcctttcaaaataaatgtaagaCAAAAATAGGCCTGTAAAGAAAATACTCCACCCCTCCGGAAAGATGGCAGAAATGCTACATCAACAGTAGTCATCCACATTTTCAATGAAGTCATGATGTATTTTTGCCAAGACCATAACCACTACTAAGCGCTACCAAATGTCAGGGAGTGTGTGCAAAGATTATGTTACAGTCTTTCAAAGAGACTTCACCCCGGGAACAACTTTTTATGAGGCCAGAAACGCCGCCGCACATCGAGCGAGACGGCTGAAGTGGGctatcgtgaaaaaaaaatgacacttgcCGACTCTTCGTCGCACATCAAGCAAGTGTGCGCTGCACATCTACCAACACACTGCAACAAAAACACTGCAAGCCCCTTTATCTGGTTATGAGACTACACGTGtgctgttttggatttttttttttaaaccacaaacTCATGGTGCGTTTGTCAAGGAAGAAGTGTATGGCCATAGAGAAGAGGAAATGGGAGAAAATAAGAGTGTTTTTATGGATATTTAGAGAGGCTGTCGAGCAGAATTTAAGTCAAAGACTTCTCCGGTGCGATTACGTCGACAAAAGTAGTCATGTCCAGGATATGCTCTTTTCCACTGGCAATCTAAGACATCATTTTCACAACATTTTcattactcaactcaactgtttttatagagcactttcaaacagccatcgctgcacacaaagtgctgtaaaatgctaaaaaaaaaaactaacatatacaacagtaaagcaagaaatcagaaacaaagacgggagaaagcaccgaacagcaaaaccaagaacaaatctgagtcatgccaaaaaatacaagtgagttttgaggtgggttttaaagatgggcagcgaggaggcttgccgaatattcagtgggaggtcattccggagagcgggaccagcaacggaaaaggctccatcccctctgagacTTAGTTTAggtcttggtacttctaataatgtctggtccgcagacctgaggcgcccggatcagacatttaaaagccttttttaaatttaaaagccAGACATTAAAAAGAGGatggagtaaaaataaaataaaaataaagtaaaaataaataaataaataaatataaaatagatttatttttttttgcaatgttcaCACACCACATGAGGCAAATTCGACTTACCTAATTCTCTTCTCTCGGCCAAGATGGAGCTGTCTTTTCTTGATGTCCGGTCCATACGGGAGAAACAGGTATTCTCCGGTGCCGTCTCATTCTTCCTGTTTCTGCACCCCTTCAAGTTAGTGCGAGTGAGAGCGGAGGCAAAGAGATTTGTAAGATTTGGAGGATCGTGGCCTCTCGGCTCCACGTCTTCTGTGGGTGTGAGAGCTCCCTCGTCCTCACTGTCAGAGTAAGCGGCAAGTTCTTCCGGCCTTCCGTTTGAGAAGCGCCCCTGACCGGGCAACACATGGCGACGTGAAAGCTTGGAGTAGTCGGCCTCAGAGGAGCCCATTCTGAACCAGGACTCTGTTGGGTGCTGGCTTTTGGAGCTGCTCCCCAGAGCTAGCCTGGAGGGTCCGAGACAGGAAATTGAGCTTTCTTTGCGCTTATACCTGTCTgcagaagatgaggaggaggaagaaggggaATTGGCTAAAGTGGCACCCGCTTGCTTGGCCGCACCGTTGCCGGAGGCGCTGCGGCCAAAGCGGCATCGTTGCAAAGACTCCGCCATTCCCAAGTGAGCAACTCTGTCTCCTTTCCCCGATGCTCCGCTGTCAGACAAACCGGCGCCACTACGATTTACAGGTCCGCCGGctgttttttcttcctcttccctGCCCTCGTCGGCACATCGCTCTCTGTATCGGTGtcggtgtttgtgtttgtggtgcCAGTTGAAAGACAGCTCAGAGGACATGGGTGGGTAAAGAACGGGAGACCGGCCTCCGAGGTACTCCTGCCGAAGCAGcttgtgttttttcttgtgGAATTTCGAAGGGTTTAACAGGAGATGAGAGGGGTGGTGGTGATGTACGTAAGATgtagggggaggaggggggaaagTTGGCGAGTGATGAGAGTGGTGAGATGAGGCCGTGTGGGGTGACTGGTGGTGGGGGTGAGGATACAGAGCACTGGCCGGAGGGTAACCCCTGTAATAGCCCAGGCCGAGGGGTCCGGAGGAATACGGAACACTGTAAGAAGGGTGGTAGAAACCCCCGCTGGAAAGAGGGAATCCGAGCCCTGGTACAAAAGGAACCTCTGACATGGAGTCTCTGAGTTTTGGCGGTCGCCCACGTTTCTTCTTCATGTCTGGTTTACGAACGTAGTGCAACGGATCGCAAGTGTACGCGGGATGGGAATAGAAGCTGCCAAAATTAACCCGGAAGATGGTGGGCAGGAGATCCCTGTGAATGTAATGATGAGGTGGGGGGCCGCTGGTCGCACCCATGCCACTGGCGCGGCTGCCTGCTCCTCCCGGCAATCGAGTTGCCCCCGCAGCTATCCCGCCACCGCCGCCAAGACGGTGCCCCGTAGTCCGATGCGCGATGCGGATTTCGCTCATCCTTATGATAATCTCGTCCAGTTCAGCAAGAAAGTTGGGGTCGATGCGCCGAGAGCGGAGTTGTAGGTATTTCTTCTTGCGTTTCCTTTTCTGTCTCTTGAGCTTTTCGTAGCCTGGGCACCCGTGGCTACGGCGCTTGCATTTATGCTTATGTTTTTCCTTGTGGCCCAATATGGAGGTAGACGGGGCTGCTGGGTGAGGTCTCCGCGGCTCAGGTGATAACCTGGCCATATGTGGCGAGGGAGAAGGTGAGGGACGGTCCGCGAGCAGAGCAGAGTGGCGTCGGCTGCCTCTTGCGTTAAGTGCTAAACCTGGCCCCATTGATGAGCCAATAACACCGGGCATTAATAAACCCCCACCGAGCCCGGCTGACAAGCCCAATCCACCCAAAGCGCCCGCCCCACCGGCTTTCTCGCCGCGATCCGAGGTGCTGTTGTTGTCTGTTCCTATGCCACTGTCACTGGGTACGGTCTCCTCGCTGTGGGACTCGCTCACCGGGGATGGGGTGGCTTCTTTCAGCTCACTCAGGGGCGCCGGGGAGGTGGGGTGTAGTGGCCGAGGAGGGGACAGCTTGTGACAGTGGTAGTGCTGCCtgtagtgggggtgggggtgatggtggtggtggtggtaccCACGGAACGACGACTTTTTCTGAGAGGTTGGTGCGGCCGGGTTAAAAGAGGAGCCGAGGACTGGACTGCGGAGATGTGGAGCTGAAAAAGTGGGCGGGGGGAAAGCAAATGTGCCGTGACTGTTGTTTGAATAGTGAGGATGAGCGGCAAAGTGCACCGAGCCCGGCTCCACAAAGCCGCCCTCGCTGATGGGACTGTGGCCTCCACTCGACTGCGAGAGGGAAGGCGAAGGAAAGATTTCCGAGGAGGAATGCTGGTGCTGTTGCTGAGACGGATGGTGATGCAGAGGAGAAGTCATGCTCGGGGACAGGAAGGGTTCCGGCGGAGCCGTCGTCGCCGTGACGTGAACCATTTTGGGTTTACGCCCTCTCCTCTTGCCCATGTATATTGTGCCTTTCTTGCTCACGTTAATCTGCGGTCCGAGTTTTCCCCCAAGAGAGGCGGCCAGGGAGGACAAAGAATGAGTTGCGGCTTCCGCGGAGCCAGCCACCGCGCTTGGAGACACTTTGGGAGGGTCTTCTTTTCTTGGTCCCAACAGGATTTGACTGAGAATACGCTTCCGTTTCACACTCTTCATCTTGTTGATCTTGCCGATGATTGTTTTCATAATAAGCTGCCCATTTCCTTTGCCGTGGTACCGTTTGTCCCCGACGTCCCCTGCTTCGGGAGCCAACGTGGGAGGCTGACTCTCTTCGGGTAAAGTCGGCGGTAGGCGCTTGGGGCGCCCACGTTTTCGGGCGGTAGGCTTCGGGGGGTTGATGTCAACCTCTGGATGGAGCACAGGGGGGTCTTGCTCTTCTTTGGACTTTAAAAAAGTGGAATAAACCTTGGAGGCGGCTAATTTATTATGGGGGCGCCCGTGGGATGGGGCATCGAGCCTGGGCATCGTCGCCTTTGGCCTTCCCCTTTTTTTGGGCTGGGGCGACGAGGTAAAGAGACGTGACATTGAACTTTGCGGCAGAGTATTTGGTTTCATTCGATTTGGATTTGGAGGTCTGCCCACGGGTCTCTTAAGCGGAGATGACGTTTCCAGGCTGCAGGATAAAGGCATGGTGCTTTTGCTCGGGTCAAACGGACCGTCGACGTCTGCTCTTTGATCGTGTACCTTGTTCATAGCACGGCCCCAGCGCGGCTTCCTTCCTCTGCGCTTTTTAAGGGGCTTACTGTCCTGCTCTGTTGCAGAGTCTACGGACGAATCGGGAGAATCATCCCGAAGGGAAGTCCGAGGGCTGTGTTCGCCTTCCGGCTCGGGTGGAGACAATGCCCGAGGCCTTCCAGGTTCTGGGGGGCCGATAAGCCGACCGACGCGACCGCTGTCCCTATTGGGACTATGCTTAGTTGGACTTGAGCTCTTGTCACTCTCAACTCGCAGTGACTGATTGCTCGCACTTTTGTCTCTCCCGTCAGGCCTTGCTGTTCCCGTCGCAGGGCCGCAATTGCTCGCATCTCTGGGGCTGCCATGTTGTCTCAGACTCGCAACGCTTTCCTCTGCAGGAACGGGGGTCTCTCCTGCGCAGTCTGCTTGTGAGGCAGCAGGGGAGCCGAGGTGACTCGGAGTCCTCTGCTCAGCTGTGGTGGTTGAAGAGGATGAAACGGGAGACGTGGACAAACCTGAGGCGTGGGCTGAGAAGTGACCGGGACGAGACGGCAGTTTAGGAATGCTACTATTAACGTTGTCATTGTTAGCGTCCTTGGACACGGAAGGCAGTCTGTTATTGCCATAAAGGAGTGCCGGGCTGCTGCTGCGACTACCGCTGCTCATGAGAATACCGCCGCCGTTTGGTTTGCCAGTCCCATCCGTGTCTTCCTTCCTTGTCGGTGTCAAGGTGGGGGAGTTTTCCAGAGTCATGTCTTTGTTCCGAGAACCGTAGGGCCGGCCAGGTGGCCGTGACACTGGAAGGGGGGGAGAAAGGTGAACCACCCTTGAATAGGTATTCCTATTGGCCATAGCCCTGTCTCGCTGCTTGGCTGTGGGTGTCATAAAACCTGAGCTTGGGTGGGAAGGAGCGGGGTCCGTCTTGGCAGGTTTGACGGGCTTTGCGGTCTTTGACGGCGGGCAAGTGGCGATGAGTTGAGCTAATTTTTCAGTGACGGTCGGCGCTGCCCAGCTTTGAACTGCCTTGTCTTTATCTCGTTGACCTTCGTTGCTGTATGTATGTTGTGGGGGTTTGACGCCTTCGCAGCTAGGTTCCTTAGATGCAGGTAATGGTGAGGAGGGTGCTGATGACCGAGGGTTGGGTTGCAGGGTTGGCGTTTTCTTCCCGGAAGGATGAAGTTTGCCGTCTGGGAGAGGCCGATGAAGATTCAGGGGCCGTTCAGATGTGGCATTAGCCGCTTTAGCGTCTGACTTTGTGTCGGACAGACAATCCATCTTTGGTGGagccttcaaaaaaaacaaacaaaagaaaacaattaaaCACCATAACAGGAAGCCTGGTGGGGGccataaaaattaattaatcaattaattaattatggctggcaactgatccagggtgtcccccacctactgcccgaagacggctgggataggctccagcatcccccgcgaccctagtgaagattaagcggtccagaaaatggatggatggatggatggattaattaattcattcacatGACATCATCTTAAGAAAGTGAATATTTTAAAGCCTTTCGATTGTAGGAAAATGTCATGGATTATCTTTGAAACATTTATTGCTGTTTGCTCATGTCGCGGaccactgaaaaatggatggcgggccgcaaatggccccccGGGCCGTAGTTAGGACACCGCTGCAGGCCAGGATAAAATGTTGCTCTCAGTTACTTATGAGCCGGACAACTCCTTGTTTGCACTTACCCGTTTTCCCGAAACGCTCCCATTGACATGAGGCGGTGCTACGGCAGCTGTGCTGGTCAGTGGAGGCCCAGCAGCCGGAAGTGGTGTTGGGACTTTGGAAGATGGGTTGGATGAGGATAATGCGACTGGCCTGTTGACACTTGGACTCTGCTCCTTCTCTTTTTCCCTGACCTGAGAAGGACTCTGACTCTGGCTACCTGGCCCATTGTTTGTATTCCCTGCTCGATTTCCTCTAGCGCCGCCTCCTCCCCGTCCGGGATTCCTCATCGTAGCCCGGAAAGCTGGTCTGCAGACATAATTCTCCAAGATCTTGGGAGGTTTTTTCATGCGTTTTGCTTGGAGACCAATCTTCAGTTTGACATTGCCCTCGGATAGGCTGCTCTCCTTGATGGAGAATTGCGACTGATCACCAGCACCACCTTGAGCAGCTGCTCCTGTTCCATCCGATACACCGGaagcctctttctctttgtcCCTCTTCTTgtcctcctcatcttctttcTTTCCAAGCCCTCCTTCTTTCTCCCGCTCCCCGGTAGGAACACCTGAGAgaagaggcggcggcggcgttgccGTTCTGCCGTGAATCTTTTGATCCATAAGGGTAGGGCAAGGTGTACCCTCGGAAGAATATAGGTAAGGGGCCCGgggagggaaggaggagggaAAGGGGGAGAGGGATAACAATGAGGTCgaagctctccttttttttttcaccccccgaGAGGGTTTCTATCCTTCCCCGTCAGTTCGGCCCTCTAACTCCGTCCTTCAGCTGTCGTTGTTGTAGAAGTAGTCGTGGGGAAATGCGTGGTGGGGGAGagaaaaggcaaaaagaaaTGTTCATTAATGTCGACAACCATACAGAGGGACATTTGTATCTGTTTTTGTGAAAGGTTATCCTACCGAGCGCACTTTTTACAATCCATTCTGGATGGCTGTACCGTTTTCTTTCAGCGATAATTCTTTGTTCCTAGCTTCGTTCCCCACTTGCTTCTCTCACAGAGTGACAAATGCTGTATAGGACTTTGATACTAAGCCATAAGCATGCAAAgctatttgattaaaaaagaaaacgatgGAAAAATCACTCAGCCAACAACAGGAGAAATGGCATGGCAACTTCTCACGCTGCCTCCCCTTACCTAGCATTTCTAACCAATTCCTTGCCATCTTACTTTTGCGCACGTTCATAACCGCTCTTTTCCCTTCGACTGGAGCAGCATAAAATGTTGCCTACAGCCACCTCACGTGCATGAGGCCTCCAAGCCAGAGCGTGTTGTTTCTTACATGCTTTTTGCTCCATGGGAATCATAGCAAATAGTCTTGCTTCAACAAACAAGCAACAGATAATGCTTTGACAGAACTGTGTTTAACATAATGGATCAGCAAATATGGTGAAAAGCTACTTTGAACTGGATAGTTAGTGTAGATGTGTTGCCTGTAACCTTTCCCTGAACTCTACTTTTACCCACAACCCCAGTTCTTATCTCTGCTTGGCCTCACCACAATCCAACCTGATCCCTCACCCTGACAGAGCGTagcgcagagggggggggggtatcttcAGAGGGAGGGAAAGCAACATGGATGACAGGTGTCAGTTGAGCCAGCACATTTCAAACATCCTCCGCACGTGCATGCAACGTGAAGCTCATTCCACTGTGGCAAAAAAGCATCTGTACAACCCAAACAGTAAGGGGGGTCGCTGGTCGGTCTGCATCATCAATTccgcaatgtttttatttttttcaggcatACTTCAATTGCCTGACCAAGAGTAAACACATCCACGTTTCCTATCCATCTTATTTACCTGTGGACTCACCTCTTCTCGTCGCCCAGAAATAGTGTTCTCATTATTTGGCTCCGTGTCTTTCCTCGTTTGTGCCAATGTGGTGGCCACGCATTACTCCAAGTGCTGAAGTGGCAAAACACGACACGAAATGTAAGCTGTTGGAAGGGGTTTGCACAAACATGTGATCGCTCGAAGGCACGGACCGGGAGCGACACCGCTGACAGTGGTCACGTGGGGCGCGTTATGTTACGCTGTTATCGTTTGTGGCGCGGAGAAGGGTGCCAAATATTAGCCCGGCGAAAGCGCCCGAAACACCGCCAGACGAAACGTCCCCTCGAAATGTATGACTTGGGGGACGATGGCGTCGTTGCTGTAGTGCTAAATATAGCGCTAAGCAATGCATTGTGTGACATAATTGTAGTCATCAAGCACGTCGCATCACCTCGCGTGAATGATCCCGATAGCGACCTTCTTGTTATCGATCAGCTTCGGACTGTCTGAAAGACGACGGGGGCTATTTTCATACAGCAAGCGTACGATTAATAACCTTCGCGGGCTTGAGTCGCGAATTCCAATAGTCTCTCATCAGTCTTTTGAGCCGTCCCGAGTCGTCAGACAAACATTCATGTAGTAATTTGGGTCATTTGTCTTTCAGGACGGGATTAGGACTCTGACAGCGCAGGACAAGTGATGTACCTCGGCGTACATTTCCGTCACATTCTCGCATGCACTCGTGTTACTACATCTCAGCTACCACGGCTAACGATGCACTAGCGAAACCGCTAAACCACACGCACATTAAATATTAGCAAGCAGCCACGAAGATAAATCGTGAAATTCAAACCTTGTGAAACCGAGCGCATAAGTGTGTAGTTGCAACGTTGCTACGGTATAAGACAGCAAATGTGTACTACCGTGttagtttagaaaaaaaactgtcaacaaAATGGCGGCTACGTTGAATCAACACAGAGCCCCGAAATGGATCTTCCTCTTAAATCCTTCTTGGGAGGTAAAATCCTTCTTCCTTACAGCGAGTGGTAGTCTGTATTTCTTCGGAGATCTCCCGAAAATCCACTCCGACGCTGTGTTAGCGGATCCTGGATGTGTCAGCACGGGGCCCTCTCGTTGGTCGGGCCTCCATGTCGGCTCAGCCCGTGTCGCTACAGTGTCAGCCCAGCAGCACGGGCTTTCtcaggcagggggggggggtgcgagtgGAGGAGAGCAAAGAAGGGAGAAAACGTCACTTGCTCGCTCCCACAGAGAACAAAGTCTAACGTTTACTAATTTCTCCAAATTTCTTGAAGTGTATCTCCCGCGGCTTTTTCCACGCCGCTGGCTTTTCCCGAACGCGAATCAGGTGGCAGCTGTCACACGAAGTGCTTGTCAACGCCACGTCAGGTATCCCTTAGGGGAATCCATTAATCATTGTGCTGGTCGTGTTCCATTCAAAGTGGGGCCCAGACCAGTCGATGAATCATTAATTCATCATCCCGACTACAGTATGAGCAAAAATATCTTGTTTCAGGTTCTCAGTTGCATCAGATCTGGTCTCTGTTCAATATTTTCATACTGTATGAGGGTCTTCATTTGACACTTCACTTGAATTAAACTCTTGCACGAGGTcaagtacacaaacacacacacacacttcttacttttgttttagttgtgtaTATTTTGTACTGGACCCACATCCCAAAACATAACTACTTACATTCTGGGAGGTTTGGGAAAACAGAATTCGTCTCCAACCCCAAaaaggatggggaaaaaaactacagcGTTCACATTTGGGAAATGTCCCCAAGGCCCAAGGTCGAAGTCAGCCGAAGCAAAAGTTGTGTTTTTACATCTGAGCTCTTGTGGCGGAAGGTGGACATAAAGAAATGATCAAACTTTAATTGCGGCTTCACAAACAGGAGATCAAGAGGATACATTAGGTCACCGTCTTCGTCGCAGTCTTCATGTAAAAAGTGTCGTTTCCCAGGGAATTCTGTCCGCTCTGTGGTGACAAGTTCCGAATCAGCCGTTGAGGAAAGCAGCGACGAGCATTGTGGTCTCGCAAAGCTTAACTGCCGCAGACGAGTTAGTGCGTAgaagaaaaatgtgcaaaataagTGACCAGCCCAAGCTGCAAGTCACGGCCACGATCATCGTCAGGATGGAGGTGAAGTTGCCGTAACTCAGATGGCCTGCCTGCCCTGTTGTTCTGTCCTCATGGCGCGAGCTTCGGGAGGTTGCGATGCGGGCCGGAGGAGGCTGTTGTCAACACCGTCCAGGCTTTTTCG
It includes:
- the ash1l gene encoding histone-lysine N-methyltransferase ASH1L isoform X2: MDQKIHGRTATPPPPLLSGVPTGEREKEGGLGKKEDEEDKKRDKEKEASGVSDGTGAAAQGGAGDQSQFSIKESSLSEGNVKLKIGLQAKRMKKPPKILENYVCRPAFRATMRNPGRGGGGARGNRAGNTNNGPGSQSQSPSQVREKEKEQSPSVNRPVALSSSNPSSKVPTPLPAAGPPLTSTAAVAPPHVNGSVSGKRAPPKMDCLSDTKSDAKAANATSERPLNLHRPLPDGKLHPSGKKTPTLQPNPRSSAPSSPLPASKEPSCEGVKPPQHTYSNEGQRDKDKAVQSWAAPTVTEKLAQLIATCPPSKTAKPVKPAKTDPAPSHPSSGFMTPTAKQRDRAMANRNTYSRVVHLSPPLPVSRPPGRPYGSRNKDMTLENSPTLTPTRKEDTDGTGKPNGGGILMSSGSRSSSPALLYGNNRLPSVSKDANNDNVNSSIPKLPSRPGHFSAHASGLSTSPVSSSSTTTAEQRTPSHLGSPAASQADCAGETPVPAEESVASLRQHGSPRDASNCGPATGTARPDGRDKSASNQSLRVESDKSSSPTKHSPNRDSGRVGRLIGPPEPGRPRALSPPEPEGEHSPRTSLRDDSPDSSVDSATEQDSKPLKKRRGRKPRWGRAMNKVHDQRADVDGPFDPSKSTMPLSCSLETSSPLKRPVGRPPNPNRMKPNTLPQSSMSRLFTSSPQPKKRGRPKATMPRLDAPSHGRPHNKLAASKVYSTFLKSKEEQDPPVLHPEVDINPPKPTARKRGRPKRLPPTLPEESQPPTLAPEAGDVGDKRYHGKGNGQLIMKTIIGKINKMKSVKRKRILSQILLGPRKEDPPKVSPSAVAGSAEAATHSLSSLAASLGGKLGPQINVSKKGTIYMGKRRGRKPKMVHVTATTAPPEPFLSPSMTSPLHHHPSQQQHQHSSSEIFPSPSLSQSSGGHSPISEGGFVEPGSVHFAAHPHYSNNSHGTFAFPPPTFSAPHLRSPVLGSSFNPAAPTSQKKSSFRGYHHHHHHPHPHYRQHYHCHKLSPPRPLHPTSPAPLSELKEATPSPVSESHSEETVPSDSGIGTDNNSTSDRGEKAGGAGALGGLGLSAGLGGGLLMPGVIGSSMGPGLALNARGSRRHSALLADRPSPSPSPHMARLSPEPRRPHPAAPSTSILGHKEKHKHKCKRRSHGCPGYEKLKRQKRKRKKKYLQLRSRRIDPNFLAELDEIIIRMSEIRIAHRTTGHRLGGGGGIAAGATRLPGGAGSRASGMGATSGPPPHHYIHRDLLPTIFRVNFGSFYSHPAYTCDPLHYVRKPDMKKKRGRPPKLRDSMSEVPFVPGLGFPLSSGGFYHPSYSVPYSSGPLGLGYYRGYPPASALYPHPHHQSPHTASSHHSHHSPTFPPPPPTSYVHHHHPSHLLLNPSKFHKKKHKLLRQEYLGGRSPVLYPPMSSELSFNWHHKHKHRHRYRERCADEGREEEEKTAGGPVNRSGAGLSDSGASGKGDRVAHLGMAESLQRCRFGRSASGNGAAKQAGATLANSPSSSSSSSADRYKRKESSISCLGPSRLALGSSSKSQHPTESWFRMGSSEADYSKLSRRHVLPGQGRFSNGRPEELAAYSDSEDEGALTPTEDVEPRGHDPPNLTNLFASALTRTNLKGCRNRKNETAPENTCFSRMDRTSRKDSSILAERRELGPASIQTRGGVLSKSEGPEASLHHRQQLHHQSPMFYSHGSVSSSRLSPSQDCCLDASLPHQSHRSQKPKHSLHHVNKILRAKKLQRQARTGNNMVKKRGPGRPRKHPLPSPPPSPIPAVELNQTRHRVGDRLAGARIWDGDTIKDTIEAVVQDQRGGGQKRKHWEREEEEEGEVEDTVEQLPHREEHVGHPMPRSRPGPARCWLAQDEISPFAGSVESKPDGHLSPQRQDPASREQASAIPLTGPREKRPARPPKKKFQKAGLYSDVFKTEDPRSQLLQLKKEKLEYIPGEHDYGLFPAPIHVGKYLRQKRIDFQLPYDILWLWKHDQLYKRPDVPLYKKIRSNVYVDVKPFSGYETTTCNCKTPENRSEKGCLDDCLNRMSFAECSPSTCPCREHCDNQHIQRHEWVQCLERFRAEGKGWGIRTKESLRSGQFIIEYLGEVVSEHEFRSRMMQQYFAHSGHYCLNLDSGMVIDSYRMGNEARFINHSCEPNCEMQKWSVNGVYRIGLFALKDISSGTELTYDYNFHSFNTEEQQACMCGSESCRGIIGGKSQRVNGLPGKAAGTRRLGRLKEKRKSKHQLKKREEESSDSNKFYPHLMKPMSNRERNFVLKHRVFLLRNWEKMREKQELLKREGERERDPGSLSIYTRWGGVIRDDGNIKSDVFLTQFSALQTSRSVRTRRLAAAEENTEVTRTARLAHIFKEICDMITSYKDSSSQTLAAPLLNLPSRKRNSHYYEKVSDPLDLSTIEKQILTGHYKTVEAFDTDMLKVFRNAEKYYGRKSSVGRDVCRLRKAYYSARNEAAVQIDEIMGETASEADSSDSLERERGHQPGGAGSHDKDDDVIRCICGMYKDEGLMIQCEKCMVWQHCDCMRLEMEVEHYLCEECDPRPVDTEVPMIPQPSYAQAGSVYYICLLRDELLLHQGDCVYLMRDSRRTPEGQPIRQSYRLLSHVNRDKLDIFRIEKLWKNEKGERFAFGHHYFRPHETHHSPSRRFYQNELFRMPLYEIVPLEAVVGTCCVLDLYTYCKGRPKGVKEPDVYICDYRLDKSAHLFYKIHRNRYPVCTKPYAFNHFSKRLTPKRDFSPHYVPDNYKRNGGRSAWKSERPKGSAGCEDDGSSCERGDGFPPEAGDGRLEEDVDVARGAPQLLAGRPPPAEGDNDEDEGGAEGRGPEAEEQKEQREGSAERIGEMPERPSSSACSPLRHPALGRREAQRERLNKILLDLLHRTPSKNAVDVTYLLEEEEEGAGRRLRQQTLGFGDIC